GTGCAGATGGCGGTCCATGCCATGCAGCGCAAATTGCACGACGACATCAAATTGATGGAGCCCACCGAGTACCTGGCGGCGATCACCTACATCGACTCGCTGGCATTCGAGGCCCGCTTTCCCCCCAGCTCGGCGGCGGTCGTGACCCCAAAGCCCGCCGCGGCAGACGCGCCGGCCGACAATCAATAGCCGCCGCCATCTGGCGCCAACGCCGCGCGCGACCACAATAACACCATGTCGCGCGCCATCGAAACATCCCTGCCGCTCATCGCCGAGCTGTCGCCAGCGTCCGACGCCGAAGACTGCTTTCGGCGGCTGGTCGACCAACCGTTCTGCCTGTTTCTCGACAGCGCCCGCCGCGATCCCGCGCTTGGCCGCTATTCCTTCATTGCGGTCGATCCCTTCGACCGTCTCACGCTGCCGGTCGCTGCCACCGGCGCGCTGGCGCTGGTGCGCGAGCGTATCGCCCCCTATCGCGCGCCCCGCGTCGCCGGCCTGCCACCGTTTCAAGGCGGTGCGGCCGGCCTGTTCAGCTACGACCTCGGCCGCCAACTCGAACGCCTGCCGGCGCCCGCCTGCGACGAGTTTCAATTGCCCGCCCTGGCGCTGGGGCTATACGACCTGGTGCTCGCCTTCGATCATCTCGCCGAAAAGGCGTGGATCATCTCGCAAGGTTTTCCCGAGATCGAGCCTTCCGCGCGCCGCCGGCACGCGCAAGAACGCGTCGACTGGCTCAAGCAACTTCTCGAACGCGACGAGCCTGCTCGCGCTCCATCCGTCGACCTCCTGCCGCGCGCTGCGCTCGCGCCTCAATATGATGTGCATGCCCTGGCCGGCCTGACCAGCAACTTGGCCGCCGGCGACTACCTGGCCACCGTGGCCCAGGCGATCGAGTACATACGCGCGGGCGACATCTTTCAGGTCAATCTCGCGCAGCGGCTCTTATACCCCGCCCGCGATCACGCCGCCGATTTGTATCTGCGGCTGCGGCGTCGCAATCCGGCGACCTTCGCCGCCTACTTCGATCTGGGAACGGCGCAGATCTCCAGCGCCAGCCCCGAGCGGCTGGCGCGCGTCACGGAGGGCCAGGTCGAAACGCGCCCCATCAAAGGCACACGCGCGCGGGTTGCCCGCCCCGAGGCCGATCTCTATTCGGCCGACGATCTGAGGCAAAGCGAAAAAGATCGCGCCGAAAACATTATGATCGTCGACCTCTTGCGCAACGACCTGTCGCGCGTTTGCCAGGCCGACAGCGTGACCGTGCGCGAACTGTGCCGGCTGGAAGAGTACGAGTACGTGCAGCACCTGGTTTCGATCGTCGAGGGACGCCTCCGCGCCGACTGCGATCCGCTCGACCTCTTGCAGGCCGCCTTCCCCGGCGGCTCAGTCACCGGCGCCCCCAAGGTCCGCGCCATGGAGATCATCGCCGAGCTGGAGCCGACCGCCCGCGGCGCCTACTGCGGTTCGCTGGCCTATTTAGGCTTCAATGGCGACTTCGACGCGAGCATACTGATTCGCACCATCACCTGCTCGCAAGGCTGGTGGCAGGCGCCGGTCGGCGGCGGGATCGTCAACCAATCGCTGCCCGAGCAAGAATATGCCGAAACCTGGCACAAGGCCGAGGGTATGCTGCGCGCCTTCGTCCCGTAAGAATGAATACAGACTAGGCCGCGATCGCCAGGTCGCGCGCTCTCTCCGCCAGCCGCCGAACGAAGATGCTGCTGATTATCGACAACTACGACAGTTTTGTGCATAACCTGGCCCGCCATTTTGAGCGGCTCCGGCAGCGCACGCTCGTGGTCCGCAACGACGCGATCGATGTGGCAGCCGTGCGCCGCCTCGCCCCCGCGGCAATCATTCTCTCGCCCGGCCCCTGCGCGCCCGATCAGGCAGGCATCGGCCTGCAACTGGTCCGCGCCCTGCACCGCGAGATTCCCATGCTCGGCGTCTGCCTCGGGCATCAAACCATCGCGCAAGCGCTCGGCGGTCGCATCGTCCGGGCCACAGAACCAATGCACGGCCGCGACAGCCTCGTGCGCCACGACGGCGAGTGCGTATTTCGCGGGCTGCCGTCGCCATTTCGCGCGGGGCGCTATCATTCGTTGGTGGTTGACCCGGCGAGCTTGCCAGAGTGTCTGCACGTCACCGCCCAAGCCGATGGCGGCGCCATCATGGGCATCGCCCATCGCGCGCTCCCTATCGTCGGCGTGCAGTTTCACCCCGAGTCGATCCTGACCGAGCACGGCTACGAGCTTTTGGCCAACTTTCTCCGCTTGGCCCGCCTGGCCCCGCCAGCAGAGTCGCCGCGCGGCGAACGCCGCGACATCGAGCCGGCCGCGTGGACCGCTCCCCAACATTCGCACGCCCTCACCTTTTAGGAACTTCGCGCTTTGCAGCCGAACGAGTTGATTATCGAAGGGCTGGTCACCACACTCGCGGCGGATGGCGCGGTGAACATTGCTCCCATGGGGCCGATTGCCACGCCAGCCATCGATTGGCTGCTGCTGCGACCTTTCCAAACCTCGACGACTTTCACCAATCTTCGCCAGCACGGCGCCGGGGTGTTTCACGTCACCGACAACGCGCTCATGTTGGCGCGCGCCGCGATTGGCCAACTGGCGCCGCAGCCAGAGTTATTGCCCTGCGCCGCCTTGGAAGGCCGGATCATCGCCGACGCTTGCCGCTGGCACGCCTTTCGCGTCGAGCGAATCGACGACCGCCAGCCGCGCGCCCAGATTTGGGCCCGCGTCGTCGATTCGGGCAGCCGGCGAGATTTCCTGGGGTTCAATCGCGCCAAGCATGCCGTGGTCGAAGCGGCGATCCTGGCCACCCGAGTCGGCATCCTTTCAGCCGACGAGATTCAAGCCGAACTAGCTCGGCTGACCATCTGGATTGAAAAGACAGGCAGCGCGGACGAGCATCAAGCGCTGGCGCTATTGCGCCGGCATATCGACGCGGCGCTGAGCGCGCCCATGGCCAGCGCGCAAAGCGCCCCGCAGGCAGTCACGTCATGACTTTTGGCCTCGACACAAGCGTTCATCAGCAGCGCGCGAAAATGGCGCCGGCCGTGCGCGTCACCGCGCCAAGCCGATTGCACTTTGGCATGTTGTCGTTTGGCCAGCGCGGCGTCCGCGCCTTTGGCGGCGTCGGACTGATGATCGAATCCCCCGCTCTGGTGCTTGACATACGGCCGGCGCGCGCGTTCCAGGTCGCTGGTCCGCTGGCCGATCGGATTCGTGCCACAGCCGAAGCAGTGGCTCGCGCGCTCGGCAACTCAGCCTTGCCGCTATGCCAGATCGAGGTTGTCGCCGCGCCGCCGCAGCACGCGGGGTTAGGCAGCGGAACTCAGCTTGCGATGGCCGTCGCCGCCGGGCTGTACGCGCATCAGGAACTGGCGCTGCCGTCTGCCGCGGAGTTGGCCCAGATCGTCGGTCGCGGTCAACGATCGGCCATTGGCGCCTATGGATTTGCCCACGGCGGATTGCTACTCGAAGGGGGCAAACTGCCGGGCGAAGCGCTCGCGCCCTTGATCGCGCGCGTCGAACTGCCAGACGCCTGGCGCGTGGTGCTGGCCGGCGCCGATGGCGCCGCCGGCCTATCGGGCGATTGCGAACGTCAGGCGTTTGCCCAATTGCCGCCGGTCCCGCCTATAGTCA
The sequence above is a segment of the Pirellulales bacterium genome. Coding sequences within it:
- a CDS encoding anthranilate synthase component I family protein, producing MSRAIETSLPLIAELSPASDAEDCFRRLVDQPFCLFLDSARRDPALGRYSFIAVDPFDRLTLPVAATGALALVRERIAPYRAPRVAGLPPFQGGAAGLFSYDLGRQLERLPAPACDEFQLPALALGLYDLVLAFDHLAEKAWIISQGFPEIEPSARRRHAQERVDWLKQLLERDEPARAPSVDLLPRAALAPQYDVHALAGLTSNLAAGDYLATVAQAIEYIRAGDIFQVNLAQRLLYPARDHAADLYLRLRRRNPATFAAYFDLGTAQISSASPERLARVTEGQVETRPIKGTRARVARPEADLYSADDLRQSEKDRAENIMIVDLLRNDLSRVCQADSVTVRELCRLEEYEYVQHLVSIVEGRLRADCDPLDLLQAAFPGGSVTGAPKVRAMEIIAELEPTARGAYCGSLAYLGFNGDFDASILIRTITCSQGWWQAPVGGGIVNQSLPEQEYAETWHKAEGMLRAFVP
- a CDS encoding DUF447 family protein; protein product: MIIEGLVTTLAADGAVNIAPMGPIATPAIDWLLLRPFQTSTTFTNLRQHGAGVFHVTDNALMLARAAIGQLAPQPELLPCAALEGRIIADACRWHAFRVERIDDRQPRAQIWARVVDSGSRRDFLGFNRAKHAVVEAAILATRVGILSADEIQAELARLTIWIEKTGSADEHQALALLRRHIDAALSAPMASAQSAPQAVTS
- a CDS encoding aminodeoxychorismate/anthranilate synthase component II, whose translation is MLLIIDNYDSFVHNLARHFERLRQRTLVVRNDAIDVAAVRRLAPAAIILSPGPCAPDQAGIGLQLVRALHREIPMLGVCLGHQTIAQALGGRIVRATEPMHGRDSLVRHDGECVFRGLPSPFRAGRYHSLVVDPASLPECLHVTAQADGGAIMGIAHRALPIVGVQFHPESILTEHGYELLANFLRLARLAPPAESPRGERRDIEPAAWTAPQHSHALTF